One Cucurbita pepo subsp. pepo cultivar mu-cu-16 unplaced genomic scaffold, ASM280686v2 Cp4.1_scaffold001578, whole genome shotgun sequence DNA segment encodes these proteins:
- the LOC111786372 gene encoding cyclin-dependent kinase inhibitor 4-like isoform X2 encodes MGKYIRKSKSSLEITLIDASQSSSYIGVRTRAKTLALQRLQKTSNSPPSPSSPATSGSYLQLRSRRLHKPKNIALANESKKQKLPQRSSNERGRRVTADSGETSRLGVCSVAAGSIESVSHRRGDGEMKDVTVEEIVVKQSEVQENVNIHDIQEEASFGENVLDFEGGMRESTPCSLIQKPESIRTPSSSTKASSTTDYRIRLQNSSATDVPTTREVDDFFNYVEGEQQRKFIEKYNFDPNTGKPLPGRYQWEKMDD; translated from the exons ATGGGTAAGTACATCAGGAAATCCAAGTCCTCACTCGAAATCACCCTTATCGATGCCTCTCAGTCCTCCTCTTACATTGGCGTTCGAACTCGGGCCAAAACCCTAGCTCTACAGCGCCTTCAGAAGACTTCCAATTCTCCACCGTCGCCGTCTTCTCCTGCCACCTCTGGTTCCTATCTCCAGCTCCGAAGCCGTCGCCTTCACAAGCCGAAGAATATTGCTCTCGCGAATGAGTCGAAGAAGCAGAAATTGCCGCAGAGGAGTAGTAATGAACGTGGCCGGAGAGTTACCGCTGATTCCGGAGAAACCTCGAGGTTGGGGGTTTGTTCGGTCGCTGCTGGTTCTATTGAGTCTGTCTCGCATCGGCGTGGCGACGGCGAAATGAAGGATGTGACGGTCGAGGAAATCGTGGTTAAGCAGAGCGAGGTTCAGGAAAATGTGAATATTCATGACATTCAGGAAGAAGCTTCGTTTGGCGAGAatgttttggattttgaagGTGGAATGAG GGAATCCACTCCTTGCAGTTTGATACAGAAGCCCGAGAGCATACGAACACCCAGTTCTTCTACGAAGGCGTCGAGTACCACCGATTATAGGATACGACTGCAAAATTCCTCTGCAACAGATGTACCGACCACTCGGGAAGTTGACGATTTCTTCAACTACGTCGAAGGAGAGCAGCAAAGAAAATTCATCGAGAA GTATAACTTCGACCCGAACACAGGCAAACCACTTCCGGGACGTTACCAATGGGAGAAAATGGACGATTAG
- the LOC111786372 gene encoding cyclin-dependent kinase inhibitor 4-like isoform X1: protein MGKYIRKSKSSLEITLIDASQSSSYIGVRTRAKTLALQRLQKTSNSPPSPSSPATSGSYLQLRSRRLHKPKNIALANESKKQKLPQRSSNERGRRVTADSGETSRLGVCSVAAGSIESVSHRRGDGEMKDVTVEEIVVKQSEVQENVNIHDIQEEASFGENVLDFEGGMSRESTPCSLIQKPESIRTPSSSTKASSTTDYRIRLQNSSATDVPTTREVDDFFNYVEGEQQRKFIEKYNFDPNTGKPLPGRYQWEKMDD from the exons ATGGGTAAGTACATCAGGAAATCCAAGTCCTCACTCGAAATCACCCTTATCGATGCCTCTCAGTCCTCCTCTTACATTGGCGTTCGAACTCGGGCCAAAACCCTAGCTCTACAGCGCCTTCAGAAGACTTCCAATTCTCCACCGTCGCCGTCTTCTCCTGCCACCTCTGGTTCCTATCTCCAGCTCCGAAGCCGTCGCCTTCACAAGCCGAAGAATATTGCTCTCGCGAATGAGTCGAAGAAGCAGAAATTGCCGCAGAGGAGTAGTAATGAACGTGGCCGGAGAGTTACCGCTGATTCCGGAGAAACCTCGAGGTTGGGGGTTTGTTCGGTCGCTGCTGGTTCTATTGAGTCTGTCTCGCATCGGCGTGGCGACGGCGAAATGAAGGATGTGACGGTCGAGGAAATCGTGGTTAAGCAGAGCGAGGTTCAGGAAAATGTGAATATTCATGACATTCAGGAAGAAGCTTCGTTTGGCGAGAatgttttggattttgaagGTGGAATGAG TAGGGAATCCACTCCTTGCAGTTTGATACAGAAGCCCGAGAGCATACGAACACCCAGTTCTTCTACGAAGGCGTCGAGTACCACCGATTATAGGATACGACTGCAAAATTCCTCTGCAACAGATGTACCGACCACTCGGGAAGTTGACGATTTCTTCAACTACGTCGAAGGAGAGCAGCAAAGAAAATTCATCGAGAA GTATAACTTCGACCCGAACACAGGCAAACCACTTCCGGGACGTTACCAATGGGAGAAAATGGACGATTAG